A single region of the Brachypodium distachyon strain Bd21 chromosome 3, Brachypodium_distachyon_v3.0, whole genome shotgun sequence genome encodes:
- the LOC100831150 gene encoding eukaryotic translation initiation factor codes for MADVEPAVAAAVPETQEIAAEGDAASLKAPHKLQRQWTFWYDIQSKPKPGAAWGTSLKKGYTFDTVEEFWSLYDQIFRPSKLQGNADFHLFKAGVEPKWEDPECANGGKWTVVSSRKTALDTMWLETCMALIGEQFDESQEICGVVASVRQRQDKLSLWTKTASNEAVQVDIGKKWKEVIDYNDKMVYSFHDDSRSQKPSRGGRYNV; via the exons ATGGCGGACGTtgagccggcggtggcggcggcggtgccggagACTCAGGAGATTGCGGCTGAGGGTGACGCGGCATCGTTGAAGGCGCCGCACAAGCTGCAGCGGCAGTGGACCTTCTGGTACGACATCCAGTCCAAGCCCAAGCCCGGCGCCGCCTGGGGCACCTCGCTCAAGAAAGGCTACACCTTCGACACCGTCGAAGAGTTCTGGAG CTTGTATGATCAAATTTTTCGTCCAAGTAAATTGCAAGGAAATGCGGATTTTCATTTATTCAAGGCTGGGGTGGAACCAAAGTGGGAAGATCCAGAGTGTGCAAATGGTGGCAAATGGACAGTGGTATCTAGCAGAAAGACTGCCCTTGATACTATGTGGCTTGAAACG TGTATGGCTCTGATTGGAGAGCAGTTCGATGAAAGCCAGGAAATTTGTGGAGTTGTTGCTAGTGTCCGCCAGAGGCAGGATAAGCTTTCATTATGGACTAAGACTGCCAGTAATGAAGCTGTTCAG GTAGACATTGGCAAGAAATGGAAGGAAGTCATTGACTACAATGATAAAATGGTCTACAGCTTCCAT GATGACTCAAGAAGTCAGAAACCAAGCAGAGGCGGGCGATACAACGTGTAA
- the LOC100830228 gene encoding peroxisome biogenesis protein 12 — translation MLFQVGGQGARPTFFEMSAAQQLPASLRAALTYSLGVFALRRPFLHNILDYEDEFFALLMAVLESHSLRTTDGSFSESLYGLRRRPVKVAVKRSSPGTESSDKAYDSALRRRQKTLSVVFLVILPYFKSKLQSIYNKEREARLQASLWDQGEVRFDEAGALDQQGETSQAQAESTTREVSHLARLKTNFAALIGVSYPWIHATNEGLSFAYQLLYLLDATKFYGPGLHVLGLHVCRATGQELMDSSSRIARIRNRELERLRGPPWLKTVQRVFLSCMYTTLDYAQTGLIAAVFFFKMMEWWYESAEERMSAPTVYPPPPPPPLPKVAKDGLPLQPDRTLCPLCCQKRNNPSVLSVSGFVFCYSCIFKSVSQHKRCPVTLMPATVEHIRRLFHDL, via the exons atGCTGTTCCAGGTGGGAGGGCAGGGCGCGCGCCCGACCTTCTTCGAGATGTCGGCGGCGCAGCAGCTTCCGGCGAGCCTCCGCGCCGCGCTCACCTACTCGCTCGGG gtTTTTGCACTGAGAAGGCCATTCTTGCATAACATTTTAGACTATGAAGATGAATTCTTTGCTTTGTTAATGGCTGTCCTTGAGTCCCACAGTCTACGAACAACAG ACGGTTCTTTCTCAGAGTCATTATATGGTCTCAGACGGAGACCTGTTAAGGTCGCAGTGAAGAGATCTAGTCCTGGCACTGAATCCAGCGACAAGGCCTATGACTCTGCACTAAGGAGGCGCCAAAAAACCCTCTCTGTTGTCTTTTTG GTTATTTTACCATATTTCAAGTCAAAGTTGCAGTCCATATATAACAAAGAAAGGGAAGCAAGGTTGCAGGCAAGCCTGTGGGATCAGGGTGAGGTTAGATTCGATGAAGCTGGTGCGTTAGATCAACAAGGGGAGACTTCTCAAGCGCAAGCTGAGAGTACTACTCGAGAAGTATCACATTTGGCACGTCTTAAGACGAATTTTGCGGCACTAATAGGTGTTTCTTATCCATGGATTCATGCGACCAATGAAG GCCTTTCATTTGCTTACCAGTTGCTGTATCTGTTGGATGCTACTAAATTTTATGGTCCAGGACTTCATGTGCTTGGGCTTCATGTTTGTCGTGCTACTGGACAAGAACTG ATGGATTCATCTTCTAGGATAGCAAGGATTAGAAATCGTGAACTCGAGAGACTTCGTGGTCCTCCATGGTTGAAG ACTGTGCAGAGGGTGTTCCTTAGTTGTATGTACACGACTCTAGATTATGCACAAACTGGTTTAATCGCCGCAGTCTTCTTTTTCAAG ATGATGGAATGGTGGTATGAATCTGCTGAAGAAAGAATGTCAGCTCCAACTGTAtatcccccacctcctcctcctccactacCAAAG GTTGCTAAAGATGGACTTCCCTTGCAACCTGACAGAACGCTGTGCCCTCTGTGCTGCCAGAAGCGCAATAACCCCTCTGTTCTCTCTGTTTCTGGTTTTGTTTTCTGCTACAGCTGCATATTTAAGTCTGTCTCTCAG CATAAAAGGTGCCCCGTGACATTGATGCCTGCCACTGTTGAGCATATCAGGCGCCTCTTCCATGATTTGTAG
- the LOC100830844 gene encoding cellulose synthase A catalytic subunit 7 [UDP-forming] — translation MDTGGEPKAIAKACRACGDDVGLRDDGQPFVACAECAFPVCRPCYEYERSDGTQRCPQCNTRYKRLRGSPRVEGDEEDADMDDFEEEFQAKSPKKAAHEPAPFDVYSENGEQPPQKWRPGGPAMSSFGGSVAGKELDAEREMEGSMEWKDRIDKWKTKQEKRGKLNRDDSDDDDDKNDDEYMLLAEARQPLWRKVPIPSSKINPYRIVIVLRLVVLCFFLRFRIMTPANDAIPLWLVSVICELWFALSWILDQLPKWAPVTRETYLDRLALRYDREGEPSRLSPIDFFVSTVDPLKEPPIITANTVLSILAVDYPVDRNSCYVSDDGASMLCFDALSETAEFARRWVPFCKKFAIEPRAPEFYFSQKIDYLKDKVQPTFVKERRAMKREYEEFKVRINALVAKAEKKPEEGWVMQDGTPWPGNNTRDHPGMIQVYLGSQGALDVEGHELPRLVYVSREKRPGHDHHKKAGAMNALVRVSAVLTNAPFILNLDCDHYVNNSKAVREAMCFLMDPQLGKKLCYVQFPQRFDGIDAHDRYANRNVVFFDINMKGLDGIQGPVYVGTGCVFNRQALYGYDPPRPEKRPKMTCDCWPSWCCCCCCFGGGGKHGKSKKDKKGGGEEEPRRGLLGFYKKRGKKDKLGGAPKKGGSYRKQQRGFELEEIEEGIEGYDELERSSLMSQKNFEKRFGQSPVFIASTLVEDGGLPQGAAADPAGLIKEAIHVISCGYEEKTEWGKEIGWIYGSVTEDILTGFKMHCRGWKSVYCTPTLPAFKGSAPINLSDRLHQVLRWALGSVEIFMSRHCPLWYAYGGRLKWLERFAYTNTIVYPFTSIPLIAYCTIPAVCLLTGKFIIPTLNNLASIWFIALFMSIIATGVLELRWSGVSIEDWWRNEQFWVIGGVSAHLFAVFQGFLKVLGGVDTNFTVTSKAAGDEADAFGDLYLFKWTTLLIPPTTLIIINMVGIVAGVSDAVNNGYGSWGPLFGKLFFSFWVIVHLYPFLKGLMGRQNRTPTIVVLWSVLLASIFSLVWVRIDPFIAKPKGPILKPCGVQC, via the exons ATGGACACGGGCGGCGAGCCCAAGGCGATCGCCAAGGCCTGCCGCGCGTGCGGCGACGACGTCGGACTGCGGGATGACGGGCAGCCGTTCGTGGCGTGCGCCGAGTGCGCGTTCCCGGTGTGCCGGCCCTGCTACGAGTACGAGCGCAGCGACGGCACGCAGCGCTGCCCGCAGTGCAACACACGCTACAAGCGCCTCAGGGGGAGCCCCAGGGTCGAAGGGGACGAAGAGGACGCCGACATGGACGACTTCGAGGAGGAGTTCCAGGCCAAGAGCCCCAAGAAGGCAGCTCACGAGCCCGCCCCGTTCGACGTGTACTCG GAGAATGGGGAGCAGCCGCCGCAGAAGTGGCGGCCTGGTGGCCCGGCGATGTCCTCCTTCGGTGGAAGCG TGGCTGGGAAGGAGCTGGACGCGGAGCGGGAGATGGAAGGGAGCATGGAGTGGAAGGACAGGATCGACAAGTGGAAGACGAAGCAGGAGAAGAGGGGCAAGCTCAATCGCGACGACAgcgatgatgacgatgacaaGAACGACGACGAGTACATGCT GCTCGCGGAGGCGCGGCAGCCGCTGTGGCGCAAGGTGCCGATCCCGTCGAGCAAGATCAACCCGTACCGCATCGTGATCGTGCTCCGCCTCGTGgtcctctgcttcttcctccggtTCCGCATCATGACCCCCGCCAACGACGCCATCCCCCTCTGGCTCGTCTCCGTCATCTGCGAGCTCTGGTTCGCGCTCTCCTGGATCCTCGACCAGCTCCCCAAATGGGCGCCCGTCACCCGGGAGACGTACCTGGACCGGCTCGCCCTCCGCTACGACCGCGAAGGGGAGCCCTCCCGTCTCTCCCCCATCGACTTCTTCGTCTCCACCGTGGACCCGCTCAAGGAACCCCCCATCATCACCGCCAACACCGTGCTCTCCATCCTGGCCGTCGACTACCCGGTGGACCGCAACAGCTGCTACGTGTCCGACGACGGCGCCTCCATGCTCTGCTTCGACGCGCTCTCGGAGACGGCCGAGTTCGCTCGCCGCTGGGTGCCCTTCTGCAAGAAGTTCGCCATCGAGCCGCGCGCCCCCGAGTTCTACTTCTCCCAGAAGATCGACTACCTCAAGGACAAGGTGCAGCCGACGTTCGTCAAGGAGCGGCGTGCCATGAAGCGTGAGTACGAGGAGTTCAAGGTCAGGATCAACGCGCTGGTGGCCAAGGCGGAGAAGAAGCCCGAGGAAGGGTGGGTGATGCAGGACGGGACGCCGTGGCCCGGGAACAACACCAGGGATCACCCGGGGATGATCCAGGTGTACCTGGGCAGCCAGGGCGCGCTGGACGTGGAAGGACACGAGCTGCCCCGGCTGGTGTACGTGTCCAGGGAGAAGCGGCCCGGGCACGACCACCACAAGAAGGCCGGTGCCATGAACGCGCTGGTGCGCGTGTCGGCCGTGCTCACCAACGCGCCATTCATACTCAACCTGGACTGCGACCACTACGTGAACAACAGCAAGGCGGTGCGTGAGGCCATGTGCTTCCTCATGGACCCGCAGCTCGGGAAGAAGCTCTGCTACGTGCAGTTCCCGCAGCGGTTCGACGGCATCGACGCCCACGACCGCTACGCCAACCGGAacgtcgtcttcttcgacATCAACATGAAGGGGCTGGACGGGATCCAGGGCCCCGTGTACGTTGGCACGGGGTGCGTCTTCAACAGGCAGGCGCTGTACGGGTACGACCCGCCGAGGCCGGAGAAGAGGCCCAAGATGACGTGCGACTGCTGGCCGTCGtggtgctgttgctgctgctgcttcggGGGAGGAGGGAAGCACGGGAAATCCAAGAAGGAcaagaagggcggcggcgaggaggagccacGCCGGGGCCTGCTCGGGTTCTACAAGAAGAGGGGGAAGAAGGACAAGCTCGGAGGTGCGCCGAAGAAGGGAGGGTCCTACAGGAAGCAGCAGCGCGGGTTCGAGctggaggagatcgaggaaGGGATCGAAGGGTACGACGAGCTGGAGCGGTCGTCCCTCATGTCGCAGAAGAACTTCGAGAAGCGGTTCGGGCAGTCGCCCGTGTTCATTGCCTCCACGCTTGTCGAGGACGGCGGCCTCCCtcagggcgccgccgccgacccagCCGGACTCATCAAGGAGGCCATCCACGTCATCAGCTGCGGCTACGAGGAGAAGACCGAGTGGGGCAAGGAG ATTGGATGGATCTACGGGTCAGTGACAGAGGACATCCTGACGGGGTTCAAGATGCATTGCCGAGGGTGGAAATCGGTGTACTGCACGCCTACGCTGCCGGCGTTCAAGGGATCAGCGCCTATTAACTTGTCGGACCGGCTCCACCAGGTGCTCCGTTGGGCGCTTGGTTCCGTGGAGATCTTCATGAGCCGCCACTGTCCGCTCTGGTACGCCTACGGTGGCCGGCTCAAGTGGCTCGAGCGTTTCGCATACACCAACACCATCGTCTATCCTTTCACCTCCATCCCTCTCATAGCCTATTGCACCATCCCCGCCGTGTGTCTGCTCACCGGGAAGTTCATCATCCCCACA CTGAACAACCTAGCGAGTATCTGGTTCATCGCGTTGTTCATGTCCATCATCGCGACGGGGGTGCTAGAGCTGAGGTGGAGCGGCGTGAGCATCGAGGACTGGTGGCGCAACGAGCAGTTCTGGGTCATCGGCGGCGTGTCGGCGCACTTGTTCGCCGTCTTCCAGGGCTTCCTCAAGGTGCTGGGCGGGGTGGACACCAACTTCACTGTCACGTCCAaggcggccggcgacgaggctgaTGCCTTCGGAGACCTCTACCTCTTCAAGTGGACCACCCTACTGATCCCGCCCACCAcgctcatcatcatcaacatgGTTGGCATTGTCGCTGGCGTCTCCGACGCCGTCAACAATGGGTACGGGTCATGGGGCCCGCTCTTCGGcaagctcttcttctccttctggGTCATCGTCCATCTCTACCCGTTCCTCAAGGGGCTCATGGGAAGGCAGAACCGGACGCCCACCATCGTCGTGCTCTGGTCCGTCCTGCTCgcctccatcttctctctTGTCTGGGTCAGGATCGACCCCTTCATCGCCAAGCCCAAGGGACCCATTCTTAAGCCATGTGGTGTACAGTGCTGA